In the Mauremys mutica isolate MM-2020 ecotype Southern chromosome 13, ASM2049712v1, whole genome shotgun sequence genome, one interval contains:
- the LOC123348269 gene encoding von Willebrand factor A domain-containing protein 5A-like has protein sequence MQPKALQSLKRALQPAMTGISLSWDLPPGMEAALLSRGPEVIFPGQRCLIYAQLRGQPQPPDPAVGGVTLQYRIQDQTYKETLQFPLQPQDGDRLPVHRLAAKSLLLELEGAVDTGSEGDRSRALETSLSSGVVCSLTAYVGVDTERGQPVQGPLVRRDIPLAAFGAAPRMRRLLCSSMGHSPPVLRAQAQGPSLVSVDCARACNFDNSSDVQVQSHRPSVPFQDTHPQGFSQEVQIMSPSCAARPGSRTISEHIVRKFCAYSAPPETASQKERAPEESPLLRLVSLQNADGSWDLDPRLAAALGVSETDARGRMPSKDVPPGVWATVLAVVWLHGRAAGQRDEWELLEAKAVGWVRGQAGPRLSECLEAANTLLGCSVGPAVFGL, from the exons ATGCAGCCCAAG GCGCTGCAGTCTCTGAAGCGGGCCCTGCAGCCGGCCATGACTGGGATATCGCTGAGCTGGGATCTGCCCCCCGGGATGGAGGCGGCGCTGCTGAGCCGGGGCCCTGAGGTGATCTTCCCTGGGCAGCGGTGCCTCATCTACGCCCAGCTCCGCGGGCAGCCCCAG CCCCCAGACCCTGCCGTGGGGGGCGTCACCCTGCAGTATCGCATCCAGGACCAGACCTACAAGGAGACGCTGCAGTTCCCCCTGCAGCCACAGGATGGTGACAG GCTGCCCGTTCACCGGCTGGCAGCCAAgtcgctgctgctggagctggagggggcCGTGGACACCGGGTCGGAGGGGGACCGGAGCCGGGCGCTGGAGACCAGCCTGAGCTCGGGGGTCGTCTGCTCCCTCACGGCCTACGTGGGGGTGGACACAGAGCGGGGGCAGCCGGTGCAGGGGCCGCTGGTGAGACGGGACATCCCGCTGGCAG CCTTCGGGGCCGCACCCCGCATGCGGAGATTGCTGTGTTCCTCCATGGGCCATTCCCCCCCTGTGCTCAGGGCCCAGGCCCAAGGGCCTTCCCTTGTGTCCGTGGACTGCGCCAGGGCCTGCAACTTTGACAACAGCTCGGATGTGCAAGTTCAGAGCCACCGCCCCTCCGTCCCCTTCCAGGACACTCACCCCCAGGGCTTCTCACAGGAAGTACAGATTATGTCCCCCTCCTGTGCCGCTCGTCCTGGCTCCCGCACCATCTCAGAGCACATTGTCAGGAAGTTCTGCGCATACAGCGCCCCGCCGGAGACCGCGTCCCAGaaag AGCGGGCTCCGGAGGAATCTCCCCTGCTGAGGCTGGTGTCTCTGCAGAATGCCGACGGCTCGTGGGACCTGGACCCCCGGCTGGCCGCTGCGCTGGGGGTGAGCGAGACCGACGCCAGGGGGAGGATGCCCAGTAAG gACGTGCCCCCCGGTGTCTGGGCCACGGTGCTGGCCGTGGTCTGGCTGCACGGCCGGGCCGCGGGGCAGCGCGacgagtgggagctgctggaggccaAGGCTGTGGGCTGGGTGCGGGGCCAAGCAG GGCCCCGGCTGAGCGAATGTCTGGAAGCCGCCAACACCCTGCTGGGCTGCAGCGTTGGCCCTGCTGTCTTCGGGCTCTGA